A single window of Nicotiana tomentosiformis chromosome 1, ASM39032v3, whole genome shotgun sequence DNA harbors:
- the LOC104109973 gene encoding uncharacterized protein, translating to MAIQLENLVESIKSKVRKLKKSKKPYIKMDKSSSVRVEIRSRKARKLIDKTLQAADNPGKSSLS from the coding sequence ATGGCGATTCAATTGGAGAATTTGGTGGAATCGATAAAATCGAAGGTGAGGAAATTGAAGAAATCGAAGAAACCGTACATCAAAATGGACAAAAGCTCCAGTGTGAGAGTGGAGATCCGCAGCAGAAAGGCTCGTAAGCTCATCGACAAAACTCTCCAAGCTGCTGATAATCCTGGCAAGAGTAGCCTCTCTTAG